Proteins encoded in a region of the Acipenser ruthenus chromosome 11, fAciRut3.2 maternal haplotype, whole genome shotgun sequence genome:
- the LOC117426443 gene encoding ATP-dependent RNA helicase DDX18-like, translated as MSDLQMRLLRKKIQKRSDKIKKRNLQVKHKKEDDGESSNILPETAPEVNDVAVESTRETVDGKKHKELNKNKPSVSADPQRLKNKRKCINGLDETETKKAKKEEEQEDEEEEAMNTGDAHEDSVEAEGNSDKEEKSEDEEEDQPQLPLGLTGAFEDTSFVSLSSVVSEHTLKGVKDMGFEHMTEIQHKSIRPLLEGRDVLAAARTGSGKTLAFLIPAIELIYKLKFMPRNGTGVLILSPTRELAMQTYGVLKELMTHHVYTYGLIMGGSNRSAEAQKLANGTNILVATPGRLLDHMQNTPGFMFKNLQCLIIDEADRILDVGFEEELKQIIKLLPKRRQTMLFSATQTRKVEDLARISLKKEPLYVGVDDNKDTATVDGLEQGYVVCPSEKRLMLLFTFLKKNRKKKLMVFFSSCMSVKFHYELLNYIDLPVMAIHGKQKQTKRTTTFFQFCNADSGILLCTDVAARGLDIPEVDWIVQYDPTDDPKEYIHRVGRTARGINGKGHALLILRPEELGFLRYLKQAKVPLSEFEFSWSKISDIQSQLEKLIEKNYYLHKSAQEAYKAYIRAYDSHSLKQIYSVGTLDLPKVASSFGFKVPPYVDLNVNSSQGKKMQKRGGGGGFGYQKSKNVHKSKIFKHVNKNRSDKRQFSR; from the exons ATGTCTGATTTGCAGATGAGACTTCTGCGGAAGAAAATCCAAAAAAGGAGTGACAAAATCAAGAAACGAAATCTTCAGGTCAAACACAAGAAAGAGGATGATGGTG AAAGCAGCAATATTTTGCCAGAGACCGCCCCTGAAGTGAACGACGTTGCAGTAGAGTCGACTCGGGAGACCGTGGATGGAAAGAAGCATAAAGAGTTGAACAAAAACAAGCCTAGTGTGTCTGCAGATCCACAGagactaaaaaataaaagaaaatgtattaatgGTTTGGATGAAACTG AAACAAAAAAGGCCAAaaaggaggaggagcaggaggatgaggaagaggagGCAATGAATACAGGAGATGCTCATGAAGATTCAGTAGAAGCAGAAGGGAACTCTGACAAGGAAGAAAAATCAGAAGATGAAGAGGAGGATCAGCCACAGCTACCATTAGGGCTAACGG GTGCTTTTGAAGACACTTCATTTGTCTCCCTCAGTAGCGTTGTCAGTGAACACACACTGAAGGGAGTTAAAGATATGGGTTTCGAACATATGACTGAAATACAGCACAAAAGTATTAGACCCCTGCTGGAAGGCAG AGATGTTTTGGCAGCTGCTAGAACGGGCAGCGGAAAAACATTGGCATTTCTTATACCTGCCATTGAATTGATCTATAAATTGAAGTTCATGCCTAGAAATG GCACTGGGGTCCTCATCCTTTCACCGACTCGCGAGTTGGCAATGCAGACCTATGGGGTGTTGAAGGAATTGATGACACACCACGTTTACACCTATGGCTTGATTATGGGAGGCAGCAACAGATCAGCTGAAGCGCAGAAACTTGCAAATGGAACCAATATTCTCGTAGCAACTCCAGGCAGGCTGCTGGACCATATGCAG AACACACCAGGTTTTATGTTCAAGAACCTGCAGTGCCTGATTATCGATGAAGCAGATCGTATTCTAGATGTTGGATTTGAAGAAGAACTGAAGCAGATTATTAAACTTTTGCCAA aacGGAGACAAACTATGCTTTTTTCTGCCACACAAACTCGCAAAGTGGAAGATCTAGCTCGGATCTCCCTGAAGAAAGAGCCTTTGTATGTCGGAGTCGATGACAACAAAGATACAGCAACTGTTGATGGTCTGGAGCAG GGCTATGTAGTGTGTCCATCAGAAAAAAGATTAATGCTGCTTTTTACCTTCCTGAAGAAGAATCGCAAGAAGAAGCtcatggtgtttttttcttcatgCATGTCTGTGAAATTTCATTATGAGCTGCTGAACTACATTGACCTGCCAGTAATGGCAATCCAT GGAAAGCAGAAGCAAACTAAGCGAACCACCACGTTTTTCCAGTTCTGCAACGCTGATTCTGGAATATTGCTATGTACGGATGTAGCTGCCAGAGGCCTTGATATTCCTGAAGTGGACTGGATAGTTCAGTATGACCCTACTGATGATCCTAAG GAATACATTCATCGTGTTGGTAGGACAGCCAGAGGTATTAATGGCAAAGGACATGCTCTTTTGATTCTTAGACCTGAAGAACTTGGTTTCCTGCGGTACCTCAAGCAGGCTAAG GTACCACTAAGCGAATTTGAATTTTCCTGGAGCAAGATTTCTGACATCCAATCACAG CTTGAGAAACTGATTGAGAAGAACTACTACCTGCATAAATCTGCTCAGGAAGCTTATAAAGCGTACATCCGAGCGTATGATTCACATTCACTCAAACAGATCTACAGCGTTGGCACACTGGACCTGCCAAAAGTTGCCAGTTCGTTTGGGTTCAAAGTACCTCCATATGTGGATCTCA ATGTAAACAGCAGCCAGGGGAAGAAAATGCAGAAAAGGGGAGGTGGTGGTGGATTCGGTTACCAGAAATCCAAGAACGTGCACAAATCCAAGATCTTCAAACACGTGAACAAGAACAGATCAGACAAGAGGCAGTTTTCCCGTTGA